One region of Malania oleifera isolate guangnan ecotype guangnan chromosome 6, ASM2987363v1, whole genome shotgun sequence genomic DNA includes:
- the LOC131157937 gene encoding 22.0 kDa class IV heat shock protein-like — translation MLPSVADDPFRVLEQIPLAVPRGADDIVALARADWKETPAAHLISLDVPGFTKKDVKIEVEENRVLRITGERKTEGEEGEKWHRAERTAAKFWRQFRLPANADLNSVTAHLENGVLRITVPKLAEEKKRQPKLVRIAGDSSAGDDNKTTKAQME, via the coding sequence ATGCTTCCCTCCGTAGCCGACGATCCCTTCAGAGTGTTGGAGCAAATCCCGTTGGCCGTCCCCAGAGGCGCCGACGACATTGTGGCCCTGGCGCGCGCCGACTGGAAGGAGACCCCTGCCGCCCACCTCATCTCCCTGGACGTCCCCGGCTTCACCAAGAAAGACGTGAAGATCGAGGTGGAGGAGAACAGGGTGCTGCGGATCACCGGAGAGAGGAAGACCGAGGGGGAGGAGGGGGAGAAGTGGCACAGGGCGGAGCGCACTGCCGCCAAGTTCTGGAGGCAATTCAGACTGCCGGCGAATGCTGACTTGAACTCCGTCACGGCTCACCTGGAGAACGGGGTGCTGAGAATCACGGTGCCCAAGCTCGCCGAGGAGAAGAAGAGGCAGCCCAAGCTCGTCCGTATCGCCGGGGATTCCTCAGCCGGTGACGACAACAAGACCACCAAGGCCCAAATGGAATAA